Proteins encoded by one window of Hippoglossus hippoglossus isolate fHipHip1 chromosome 15, fHipHip1.pri, whole genome shotgun sequence:
- the dnajc9 gene encoding dnaJ homolog subfamily C member 9 — MGLLERCLELFNTSSLYEVLGSDKQASEAEIRRSYYKVSLQVHPDRAPEDPQATEKFQVLGKLYAVLSDKEQRAVYDEQGLVDEESDVLSQDRCWEDYWRVLFPKITVNDILEFEKKYKGSDEERQDLIKLYVQHEGEMNAIMASALCCSQEDEPRLCSIIQAAIEKEEVTAFPAFTQESVKKKRARRKRADREREEAEEAQKELGLGDEEDSLVMMLKQKQKSREQNFNSFLSDLETKYSKKSGKSPRGGRGKK, encoded by the exons ATGGGTTTACTCGAGCGGTGCCTGGAGCTGTTCAACACCTCCAGCCTGTACGAGGTGCTGGGCTCCGACAAGCAGGCGAGCGAGGCCGAGATCCGGAGGAGCTACTACAAGGTGTCGCTGCAGGTTCACCCGGACCGAGCCCCCGAAGACCCGCAGGCCACCGAGAAGTTCCAG GTGCTGGGGAAGCTGTACGCTGTGCTGAGCGATAAGGAGCAGAGGGCTGTCTACGACGAGCAGGGGCTGGTGGACGAAGAGTCTGACGTCCTGAGTCAAGACCGCTGCTGGGAGGACTACTGGAGAGTGCTCTTCCCTAAG ATCACAGTGAATGACATCCTTGAATTCGAGAAGAAATATAAGGGCTCGGACGAGGAGCGGCAGGATTTGATCAAGCTGTACGTGCAGCACGAGGGAGAGATGAACGCCATCATGGCCTCGGCTCTGTGCTGCTCCCAGGAAGACGAGCCCAGGCTCTGCAGCATCATCCAGGCGGCCATCGAGAAGGAAGAGGTCACAGCGTTCCCAGCGTTTACTCAGGAGAGTGTCAAGAAGAAGAGGGCGCGTAGGAAGAGG gctgacagagagcgagaagaagcagaggaagcgCAGAAAGAGTTGGGGCTCGGTGATGAGGAAGACAGTCTTGTGATGATGCTCAAG CAAAAACAGAAGTCCAGAGAACAGAATTTCAACAGTTTCCTGTCTGACCTGGAGACAAAGTACTCGAAAAAAAGTGGGAAATCTccaagaggagggagagggaaaaagTGA
- the ndnfl gene encoding protein NDNF translates to MGLMSVSWCLGAALALLCGSSWPQVHAALAPENEVPLRPTTWLPEGKLTSITLPKGRTRRLYFTLKKKAPAMAVTVSPCDRPIEWSLAARTLKDKPLKSLQWSSKKSTPEVWWRGPGTEEKLHSFTGNAVDTYRGPSNAHASIYILRLRSKQHNTRATVSLHEGLGPSGTFPLLPADPQVLTLGVGMTSVTLSWAPSASITGLPQTQKSYDYCVLVNSEQNYPSLCAARESRRKEKDQKQDKKEKRRTVTAWPILKEWWWQQWDPEPQSPTSDESTDLQCVCQGTESVCTVSELLPETQYFFDVFVMDRLNGTSMAYKGTLARTHEEARPTITALREGELRWVTFPNRGSNSEQFFSFRPRGWQQSGLLTLQSCGVGEKVKVTVSSKGQVLTSQGVGGELVHIWLQGSPSYLIHLKREGTTSSSSSTDLALPGGLMASVKMQTSSAYHRKGVPSLPSTLQIKSFNRLRSCNSVTLAWMGTEERSLYCVYRRKLGSSEAEAGGGASALTAPCLGPESRSDTERVLCKYFQELNPRRAVTTAVIGGLEPGMAYVFDVYLMRRWGIPIKYASKMVKTRKEC, encoded by the exons ATGGGACTAATGTCCGTGTCCTGGTGTCTCGGTGCAGCGTTGGCACTGCTCTGTGGCTCGTCGTGGCCCCAGGTGCACGCAGCTCTGGCCCCTGAGAACGAGGTACCACTTCGCCCCACCACATGGTTACCAGAGGGAAAGCTCACCTCCATAACTCTCCCCAAGGGACGAACTCGCAG GCTGTACTTCACGCTGAAGAAGAAGGCCCCGGCGATGGCGGTGACCGTCAGCCCCTGCGACCGCCCCATCGAGTGGAGCCTGGCCGCCCGCACCCTGAAGGACAAGCCGCTCAAGAGCCTGCAGT GGAGCAGCAAAAAGAGCACGCCCGAGGTGTGGTGGCGAGGTCCTGGCACTGAGGAGAAGCTCCACAGCTTCACTGGCAATGCGGTGGACACCTACAGAGGACCTTCCAATGCCCACGCTTCCATCTACATCCTGAGGCTGCGCTCCAAACAGCACAACACCAGAGCCACAGTTTCCCTCCACGAAGGCCTGGGGCCCTCAGGGACCTTCCCTCTGCTCCCAGCCGACCCTCAAGTCCTCACGTTGGGTGTCGGCATGACCAGCGTCACCCTCAGCTGGGCGCCCAGTGCCTCCATAACCGGCCTCCCCCAAACACAGAAGAGTTATGATTACTGTGTCCTCGTCAACTCTGAGCAGAACTACCCCAGCCTGTGTGCGGCCcgggagagcaggaggaaggagaaagacCAGAAACAGgacaagaaggagaagaggaggacagtgaCAGCGTGGCCGATTCTGAAAGAGTGGTGGTGGCAGCAGTGGGATCCCGAACCCCAGAGTCCAACTTCTGACGAGTCCACTgatctccagtgtgtgtgtcagggcaCAGAGAGTGTGTGCACCGTCTCAGAGCTCCTGCCTGAAACCCAGTACTTCTTTGACGTCTTTGTGATGGACAGGCTGAACGGCACTAGCATGGCGTACAAGGGGACTTTGGCTCGGACACACGAGGAGGCTCGGCCAACCATCACCGCGCTGAGAGAGGGGGAGCTGAGGTGGGTGACCTTCCCCAACCGGGGCTCTAACTCAGAGCAGTTCTTCAGCTTCCGTCCTCGGGGTTGGCAGCAGAGCGGTCTCCTGACGTTGCAGAGCTGCGGTGTTGGTGAgaaggtcaaggtcaccgtGTCCAGTAAAGGTCAGGTTTTGACCTCCCAGGGTGTGGGGGGAGAGTTAGTGCACATTTGGCTGCAGGGAAGTCCCTCGTACCTCATCCACTTAAAGAGAGAAGGAACCACGAGCAGTTCTTCTTCTACAGATCTAGCTCTACCAGGAGGTCTGATGGCTTCGGTGAAAATGCAGACCTCCTCAGCGTACCACCGCAAAGGGGTCCCATCTCTACCGTCCACCCTGCAGATCAAATCCTTCAACCGGTTGCGTAGTTGCAACAGTGTCACGCTGGCCTGGATGGGCACTGAGGAAAGAAGCCTGTACTGTGTGTACCGCCGTAAGCTGGGAAGCAGTGAGGCTGAGGCCGGGGGGGGAGCATCAGCTTTAACTGCTCCCTGTCTGGGGCCAGAGTCCCGCTCTGACACCGAGAGGGTTCTCTGCAAGTATTTCCAGGAGCTGAATCCTCGGCGGGCCGTGACTACGGCTGTGATCGGGGGCCTGGAGCCAGGGATGGCCTATGTGTTTGATGTCTATCTAATGAGACGCTGGGGGATCCCTATCAAGTACGCCAGCAAGATGGTGAAGACCAGGAAGGAGTGCTGA